The following is a genomic window from Amycolatopsis acidiphila.
GCGTCGACCCGGTACCGGCCGCCGGCGAGCGCGGTGGTCACGATGGTGACCGTGCCGTCGGGCCCGGTGGTGCCGCTCGCGCTCGCGCCCGACGGGTCCGTGGCGACGACGAGGATGCCGCCCACCCCGGCGCCGTTCTGGTCCGGGCGCACCACCCGAACCGTCAGCGGCCCGTCGGCACTGTCGGCGGTCGCCAGCGTGGGGAGCGCGCTCACCACGAGCAGCGCCACCACAGCGACGATCACGTGCCTCACGAACAGCTCCCGACATCACCCTGCTGAAACACTGCGCCCACACTAAAAGCGGGGAGAGTCGATCACTGGGAGATGCCGCCTCCCGAAAGAGTGAAAAGCTGTAACGCTACGCGACCGTCAGCCCTGGGCGATGATCTCCGCGATCTGCACGGCGTTGAGCGCGGCGCCCTTGCGCAGGTTGTCGTTCGAGATGAACAGCGCCAGGCCCCGCCCCCCGGGCACGCCGGGGTCCGTCCGGATGCGGCCGACGTAGCTCGGGTCGCGGCCCGCCGCCTGCAGCGGAGTGGGCACGTCGGACAGCTCGACGCCCGGAGCGTTCGCGAGCACCTCGGTGGCCCGCTCGACCGAGATCGGCTCGCTGAACTCGGCGTTCACCGAGATCGAGTGCCCCGAGAACACCGGCACCCGCACGCAGGTGCCGGACACCAGCAGACCGGGGATGTCGAGGATCTTGCGGCTCTCGTTGCGCAGCTTCTGTTCCTCGTCCGTCTCGAACGAGCCGTCGTCCACAACGGACCCGGCCATCGGGAGCACGTTGAACGCAATGGGGGCGACGTACTTGGCCGGCGCCGGGAAGGTGAGCGCGGAACCGTCGTGGGTCAGCTCGGCCGCGCGCGAGGCGACCGCGTTCGTCTGCGCCGCCAGCTCCTCCACGCCGGCCAGCCCGCTGCCCGAGACCGCCTGGTAGGTGCTCGCGATCAGGCGCACCAGGCCCGCTTCGTCGTGCAACGGCTTGAGCACCGGCATCGCGGCCATCGTGGTGCAGTTCGGGTTGGCGACGATGCCCTTGCGCGCGTCCTTGATCGCCTGCGGGTTGACCTCGCTGACGACGAGCGGGACTTCGGGATCCAGCCGCCAGGCGGACGAGTTGTCGATGACCGTCACACCCGCCTCGGCGAACCGCGGCGCCTGCGCCCTGGAGGTCGAGCCGCCCGCGGAGAACAGCGCGATGTCCAAACCGGACGGATCGGCGGTCGCCGCGTCCTCGACCTCGATCTCGGTGTCCCGCCAGGGAAGCTTCGTGCCCGCCGACCGGGACGAGGCGAAGAACCGCAGCTCGCTCAGCGGGAAGTCCCGCTCCGCCAGCAGCTTCCGCATCACGCCACCGACCTGCCCGGTGGCGCCGACCACGCCTACTCGCAAACCGCCTGCCATCACCGGCCACTCCCCGCGTAGACGACGGCTTCTTCGTCGCCGCCGAGTTCGAATGCGTCGTGGATCGCGCGCACGGCCTCGTCCAGCTGCGCGTCGCGGATGAGCACGGAGATCCGGATCTCCGAGGTGTTGATGATCTCGATGTTGACGCCGGCCTTGGCCAGCGCCTCGCAGAACGTCGCCGTGACACCGGGGTGCGAGCGCATGCCCGCGCCGACCAGCGAGACCTTGCCGACCTGGTCGTCGTAGAGCACCGAGTTGAACTCGAGCTCCGGCTTGAGCTTCTCCAGCTCGCCGACCGCCTTGGGGCCGTTGGCCTTGGACAGCGTGAAGGTGATGTCGGTGCGGCCCGCGGTGTTGGACACGTTCTGCAGCACCATGTCGATGTCGATCTCGGCGGTGGCGATGACCCGGAAGATCCGCGCCGCGGCGCCGGCGTGGTCGGGCACGCCGGTCACCGTGATCTTCGCCTCCGACCGGTCGTGCGCCACACCGGTGATCAACGCTTGTTCCACGGGGATCTCCTCAATCGAACCGGTCACCGTCGTACCCGGCTTGTCACTGTAGGAAGAACGGACGCGGATCGGTACTCCATATCGGCGGGCGTACTCGACGGACCGCAGGTGCAGGATCTTCGAACCGCTCGCGGCCAGCTCGAGCATCTCCTCGTACGGCACGGTGTCGAGCTTCTTCGCGTCCGGCACGATCCGCGGGTCGGCGGTGTACACACCGTCCACATCGGAATAGATCTCGCACACGTCGGCGCTCAGCGCGGCGGCGAGCGCCACCGCTGTGGTGTCCGAACCGCCGCGGCCGAGCGTGGTGATGTCCTTGGTGTCCTGCGCGACGCCCTGGAACCCGGCGACCAGCGCGATGTAGCCCTGCTCGAGCGCCTCGGTGACGCGGCTGGGCGTGACGTCGATGATCCGCGCGTTGCCGTGCACCGCGGTGGTCACGACCCCGGCCTGCGAGCCGGTGAACGACCACGCTTCGGCACCGTGCGCGGAGATCGCCATGGCCACCAGTGCGTTCGAGATGCGCTCGCCCGCGGTGAGCAGCATGTCCATCTCGCGCTCCGGGGGCACGGGGTTGACCTGCTGGGCGAGGTCGAGCAGCTCGTCGGTGGTGTCGCCCATCGCCGAGCAGACGACCACCACGTCGTTGCCCGCCTTCTTGGTGGCCACGATCCGCTCGGCCACGCGCTTGATCCGATCAGCGCTCTCCAACGACGAACCGCCGTACTTCTGGACCACGAGCGCCACTTGTCTCGGACCTCCTAGGTGCGCTTTTCGGAAAAGCCTACCGGGATGAGCGTATTCGGCTACCCGCCTGTGTGGCGGCGACCACTTTCGTCACATTCAGTAACCGTATTCGGGGGAAATCTTCCGGTGCACCGAGAGGCGAACGAGTGGATTTTCGCGTTCCGCTGCCGCACCCGACCCGGTCCAGCAGGGAAAACGGCACGGTGTGATTGTTCTCGCGATTCGGCGCCGATCCCGGGTCGTCGAACTTTCGCGGCCGCTCGACCGTTCTCGGCGTGTGGAAGGACGCGATCTGGCGGACAATTTTCCCGGGAGGGTCCATGGACGTCGCGACCCGCCGGGTGTTCCGCCGGGTGGTGTGCCCGGTGTGCGGTGAGCGCCGGACGGAGATGCGCGTCTTCGGCGCCTCTCGTGAGGACGAATGGGGGCGGCCCAAGCGGTGCCGGAAGATCCGGCGCGAGCTGCGCTCGCAGGCGGACGCGTGGCGGCCGGCCCCCACCTGCGACCGATGCGCGAGGTGAGCACCGTGTGGAAGCTCGTTCCGGTGGTACTGCTGGTCTTCGTCGCCGCCTGCGCACCCGGTCCCGGCACGCCACCGGCCACCACTCCCGCGAGCACGGCTTCGTCGACGACGGCTCCCGCCACGACAGCCGAGCTGATCACGGTGCCCGACGTCTCGGGGCTGAACCACCAGGACGCGCAGAACCGGATGCAGGCCGCCGGGTTGTACAACCTGCGCGAGGTCGACGGCACCGGCCAGGGCCGCGCGCTGGTCCTGGACCGCAACTGGGTGCAGGTCGCACAGGATCCGCCCGCCGGGTCCAAGGTGCCGAAGGACACGGTGATCACCCTGACCGCGATCAAGTACACCGACCGCTGATCATGTGGAAGCATTCGCCCCGATGCGGAAACCAGCGGACAGCAGCGCGCCCCTCGCGGATCTGATCACCGAACGGTGGAGCCCCCGCGCGCTCGACGAGACCGGCGAAGTCACCTGGGACCAGCTGCGGGCCCTGCTCGAAGCGGCGCGCTGGGCGCCGTCGTTCGGCAACACCCAGCCCGCGCGCTATCTCGTCGGCAGACGCGGGGACGAGACCTTCCGGCGCATCCTCGGCGCGCTGACCCCGCGCAACCAGTCGTGGGCGCACCGGGCCGGTGCGCTGCTGGTCGCGGTGATGGTCACGCGCAACGAGAAGGGCGAGATCCCGTACGCCGAGTACGGGCTCGGGCTGGCCGGGCAGAACCTGGTGCTGCAGGCGGTCGCCGAAGGGCTGGTCGCCCATCAGATGGCCGGCTTCGACCCGGACACCGTGCGGCGCGAGTTCGCCGTTCCCGAGGAGGCCGTGCCGCGGGTCGCCATCGCCGTCGGCGTGCAGGCGGCACCGGAGGTGTTCGACGACGAACGCGACGCCGAGCGCGAGCGCGCACCCCGCCGTCGCATCGCACTCGGCGAGTTCGCCTACACCGGCGCCTGGGGTCAGGCCGCCTTCTGAGTCGTGCCCTCGATGACGTGGCAGCTGACGTCGGCGCCGAACGCGTCCGCGAAGCTGCGCCGCAGGTAGGGCATGGCGTGGTTCCAGCCTTCGACCGGACTGCCCGGCCCGTAGCACCACCCGCTTGCATGCGCACCCTTCGCTTCCACGAGTACGAAGCACCCCTCGACGTCCTGCGACTCGAAGACACCGAAGGCGCGATCCACAACGACGTGCTCGGCGAATACGCGCAGCTGGCGGCCGAGGGGCGCTTCTCGGTACCGGTGGCGCGCACGTTCCCGCTGGAGGACTGGCAGACGGCTGCGGCGCCGAGTCAGTCGGGACAGGCGCGCGGCAAGCTCGTCCTGCGGATCGGCTAGTTCGAAGCGGCGAAGATGCGGCGGATGAGCTTCGCGACGATGGCAGAGACGATCAGCCAGAACAGCGCCGCGATGCCGTAGTTCACCAGCACGCGCAACTTCGCGTCGTTCGGCTCGAAGAGATCCTTGAAGCCGATCGAGAGGCTGTCCGCCCAGCCGCGGACCCAGGACACGATCCCGTTGGCCGGGTTCGCGGAGCCGACCGTGAAGATCACGTGCAGCACGAGGATGACGGCGAAGACCAGGCCCACCCAGCGGACCACACCCGCGACGAGCCCCACGCCGGAGTCCTTGATGCGGTGCCAGTCCACGTCGGACCCACGCTTCGGCCGCGACTCCTCGTCGGCGACGTCGTTGTCACTTCTCTCGGCGTGCTCGGCCATGCCGGAAGTGTGACACGTCCCGCGAGCGATTGCTACTCACAAGTAACGGCAAGGTCGCGTACCCCATTTCCGTCATCAACTCCTCGCGGCTAAAGTGGAGTTCGTGGCTAGTGCTCTCCTGCTTCGCTGCCGCGACGGGGCCTGATCCGACCGGCCCCCCGTCGCGGGGCTTCGTGACGCCGCCGGTCGCCCGATTCGAAACCCGGCAGGAGAACACCCCGGTATGACCACCCCTGAGTCCACCAGCCTGAGCCGCATCCGCAAGCCCTCCCGGCCCGCCCCGGCCGACCAGCCCGCCTGGAACCCGCAACGCGGCACCGCGATGCCCGTGCACCGGTACAAGCCCTGGTACCAGCTGGTCGAGGACATCGACGTACCCGACCGCACCTGGCCGGACAAGCGCATCGACCGCGCCCCGCTGTGGTGCGCCGTCGACCTGCGCGACGGCAACCAGGCCCTGATCGACCCGATGTCGCCCGCCCGCAAGCGCAAGTTCTTCGATCTGCTCGTGCGCATGGGTTACAAGGAGATCGAGGTCGGCTTCCCGGCCGCGAGCCAGACCGACTTCGACTTCGTCCGCGAGATCGTCGAAGAGAACGCGATTCCCGAGGACGTCCGCATCCAGGTGCTGACGCAGTGCCGCCCCGAGCTGATCGAGCGGACCTTCCGGGCGTTGGAAGGCGCGCCGCAGGCGATCGTGCACATCTACAACTCGACCTCGATCCTGCAGCGGCGCGTGGTGTTCCGCGAGGAGCGCGAGGGCATCAAGAAGATCGCCCTGCAGGCCGCGGAGCTGGTCGGCGAGTACGCCTCGAAGTACTCCGACACCGACTTCCGGTTCCAGTACTCGCCCGAGTCCTACACCGGCACCGAGCTGTCCTACGCCGCCGAGGTGTGCAACGCGGTCACCGACATCTGGCAGCCCACGCCGTCGCGGCCGGTGATCCTGAACCTGCCCTCGACGGTCGAGATGGCCACGCCGAACGTGTACGCCGACTCCATCGAGTGGATGGGCCGCAACCTCGACCGGCGCGACTCGGTGATCCTGTCGCTGCACCCGCACAACGACCGCGGCACCGCGGTGGCCGCCGCCGAGCTGGGCTACCAGGCCGGCGCCGACCGCATCGAGGGCTGCCTGTTCGGCAACGGCGAGCGCACCGGCAACGTCGACCTCGTCGCGCTGGGCATGAACCTGTTCAGCCAGGGCATCGACCCGCAGATCGACTTCTCCGACATCGACCAGGTCAAGCGCACGGTCGAGTACTGCAACCAGCTGCCGGTGCCCGAGCGCAGCCCGTGGGGCGGCGACCTGGTGTTCACCGCGTTCTCCGGCAGCCACCAGGACGCGATCAACAAGGGCCTCGACGCGCTGCGCCGCGCCGCCGAGAAGGAGGGCGTACCGGTCGACGAGTACCCGTGGGAGGTGCCGTACCTGCCGATCGACCCGAAGGACGTCGGCCGCACGTACGAGGCCGTCATCCGGGTCAACTCGCAGTCCGGCAAGGGCGGCGTCGCCTACATCATGAGGACCGAGCACCAGCTCGACCTGCCGCGCCGACTCCAGATCGAGTTCTCGCAGGTCATCCAGCGGCACACGGACACCGAGGGCGGCGAGGTCGCCCCGGCGACCATGTGGAACGCGTTCTCGGCCGAGTACCTGGAGGCCGAGTCCCCGCTGCAGCTGGTCAGCCAGCACGTCACCGCGAACGGCGACTACCACCTGGTCGCGACCGTCCGGGTGGACGGCGAGGAGCAGGAGATCACGGGCAACGGCAACGGCCCGATCGCCGCGTTCTTCGACGCGCTGTCGACCGTCGGGTACGACCTGCGGCTCATGGACTACAGCGAGCACACCCTCTCCCCGGGCGACGACGCGAAGGCTGCCTCGTACATCGAGTGCGCCGTCGGCGACAAGGTCTACTGGGGTGTCGGCATCGACCCGTCGATCGTGACGGCGTCGCTGCGGGCGGTCGTCTCGGCCGTCAACCGCTCCCACCGCTGACCTCGCGCGGATCGGCCTCTCGCACCTGCGCGGTGCGGGAGGCCGATTCCGCGTGCAGGGCTTCGAGCACGGTGGTCACGGCCGGGCGTGCCGCGGCGCCGGTCCGCATGACCGCTTCGATGTGCCGCGCCGCCCGCAGGCCCGCGAGCGGCCGGCTGAGCACCGCCGGCGACATCGTGTAGCGGGGCAGCAGCGCGATCCCGTGCCCGGCGGCGACCAGGGCCTCGATGACCCGGAAATCGTTGACACGGTGCACCGGCCGTGGCCGGACGCCGGTGCGCACGGCCAGCGAGCGGAGCACGTCGTCCACCGGGAAACCGACGTTCACCCCGATCCAGCTTTCCCCGGCCAGCGCGGTGAGCTCCACCCTGTCCTGGCCCGCGAGCCGGTGCCCCGGCGGCAGTGCGACGTCAAGCGGTTCCCGCAGCAGGTGCACGACGCCGAGCCGGTCGGCGGGAAACGGGTCGGCCTGCTCGTCGCGGTGGGTCACCACGATGTCGAAGTCGGCGATCAGCGACGGCACCTCCGGCGGCGTCATGTCGACGTCCCGCACCTCGACGTCGAGCGCCGGAAACTCGGCCAGCCGGTGCAGCAGGCCCGGCAGCAGCATGAGCGCCGCCGACGGGAAGATCGCCAGCCGCACCCGCCCGCGCGGCTCGCTCCGATAGGTGTCGAGCTCGGCCTCGGCCCGGCCCAGTGCGGCGAGCACCTCGTCCGCCCGTGCGACCAACGCGCGGCCGGCGTCGGTGAGCCGCAGCCCCCGGCCCGCTGGTTCGGTCAGCGCCAACCCCACCTCGGCCTGCAATGCGCGCAGCTGCTGCGAAACGGCCGAGGGCGTGCAATGCAGGGCACGTGCGGCGGATGTCACGCTGCCCCGGTCGGCGAACTCGCGCAGTACCCGTAACCTGCCGATATCCACGATTTTGAAGCGTAACTGAAAAGTTCGTGAAATTAATCTCGATGGTCCTACAAAGTTGGCTGGCGGAAGCTGGAGAGGTGTCTCCCCGCGACCGGCTTCTCGCCCTGTTCGTCGCCGTCCTGTGGGGCTGCAACTTCCTCGCGGTCCACTACACGCTCGGCCATTTCCCGCCGCTGTTCGCGGGCGCGCTGCGCTTCCTCGTGATCGCCGTTCCGACGATCCTGTTCGTCCCACGGCCCAAGGTGAAGCTGCGCTGGCTGCTCGGGTTCGGCCTCGGCTTCGGCACCGGGCAGTTCGCGCTCCTGTTCATCGCGATGAACATCGGGATGCCCACCGGACTGGCCTCGCTGGTGCTGCAGGCGTCGGCGCCGTTCACCGTCGTGCTCGGCAGTGTCTTCCTGCGCGAACGGCTTTCGCCGCGGCAGCTGACCGGCATCGTGCTCGCGGTCGCCGGGATGCTCGTGATCGCCTGGCACCAGGCCGAGCACGCCGTGTTGCTGCCCGTCGTGCTGACCCTGCTCGCGGCGCTGAGCTGGGGCATCGGCAACGTGTTCGCCCGGCAGGCCCGGCCGGACAACGGGTTGCACTTCACCCTGTGGATGTCGGTCGTGCCGCCGATCCCGATGTTCGTGCTCTCGCTGATCTTCGAAGGCCCGGGCGCGCAGTGGCACTCGCTCGCCACGCTCGACACCACGAACGGCTGGATCGGCCTCGGCGGCTTCACCTACGTCGTGGTGCTGGGCACGCTCGTCGGCTCGGGCATCTGGACGACGCTGATGCGGCGCAACCCGGCCGGCATCGTCGCGCCGTTCTCCCTGCTGGTGCCGGTGGTCGGCATGTCGGCGTCGTTCGTGCTGCTGCACGAGGTGCCGCAACTGGTCGAGATACTGGCCGGACTGGTGATCGTCGGCGGCGTGCTGCTGGGCTCGCTGCCCCGGCGTCAGCGCTCGACGGCCGCGGTCTCCGAGGGGTTGGCCGCCTCCTCGTCGTGATGGCGACGGCCCATCCGCTTCTTGAGCACCAGGCTGATGATCACGCCGGCCACCACCGCGACGGCGAGCGCGACGTAGGAGAACCGCGAAAGCCACTTCTCCGCGACGACACCGAGCGAGTACACCAGCGCCGTCGTGCCACCCGCCCAGGCGATGCCGCCCAGGGCGTTCGCCGCCAGGAACTTCCAGTAGTGCATGTGCAGCGAACCCGCGAGCGGCCCGCACAGGATGCGCAGCAGCGCCACGAACCGGCCGAAGAACACCGCCCACACCCCGCGGCGGGCGAAGATCCGTTCGGCGTTGCGCACGTGTTCGGGCCCAAAGTGCTTGGGGAACTTCCGGCCGGCCCAGTCGAACAGCCGCCTGCCGCCCTTGCGGCCGATCAGGTAGCCGATGCTGTCGCCGACGATCGCGCCCGCGCTGCCGACGATCCCGACGAGCCACGGGTTCAGCCCGGCGTGGGTCGACGACAGCAGCGCGGCGCTCACCAGCACGATTTCACCGGGAAGAGGGATGCCGAGGCTCTCGAACCCGATCACGGCGGCGACCGCGATGTACACCAGGAGCGGTGGAATCGTCTCCAGCCACTGGTCGATGTGCATCCTTCGGGTCCCCTCCTCGGCCGTCCTCAGGCCCGCCAGGGTACCCGGATCACGGCTCCAGCATCTCCGCAACCGAAGCGGCGTGCGGGACCGACGGCCCTGCGCCCGCGTCGACCTCGACCAGTTCCGCCTGCACCTCGTGCGGGGTGATCCGGCCGGCCTGGATGTCCTCGGCCCAGTGGCAGGCCACCCGGTGACCGGTGCCGATCTCGCGCAGCCGGGGGCGGTCGGTGTCGCACCGGGTCTCCTGCCGCCACGGGCACCGGGTGTGGAAGCGGCAGCCCGACGGCGGCGCGGCGGGCGAGGGCAGGTCCCCGGCGAGCAGGATCTGCTCGCGGGTGTCCTCGACCTCCGGGTCCGGCACCGGGATCGCCGAGAGCAGCGCCTTGGTGTACGGGTGCAGCGGCTCGGCGTAGAGGGTCTCGGAGTCGGTCTCCTCCACCAGCGAGCCCAGGTACATCACGCCGATCCGGTCGGAGATGTGCCGGACGACGGCGAGGTCGTGCGCGATCACCAGGTACGTCAGCCCGAGCCGTTCCTGCAGCTCCTCCAGCAGGTTGATCACCTGCGCCTGCACGGAGACGTCGAGTGCGGACACCGGTTCGTCGGCGACGATCAGGTCCGGCTCCACGGCGAGCGCCCGCGCGATGCCGATGCGCTGGCGCTGCCCGCCCGAGAACTCGTGCGGGTACTTGCGCAGCGAGCTCTCCGCCAGCCCGACCGCGTTGAGCAGCTCCCGCAACCGCTTGCGCGTGCTCTCCCTGCCCTTGTCCAGCCCGTGCGCACGCATGCCCTCGATCAGGATGGACTCGACGGACTGGCGCGGGTCGAGGCTGGAGAGCGGGTCCTGGAAGACCATCTGCATCCGCCGCCGCATCTTCCGCAGCGACTCGCCCTTGAGCTCCGAGAGGTCCGTCCCGTCGAACACGACCCGGCCGCCGGTCGGCTCGACGAGCCGCAGCAGCCCGCGGCCCAGCGTCGTCTTGCCGCAGCCGGACTCGCCGACGAGGCCGTAGGTCTCGCCGCGCCGGATCTCCAGGTCCACCCCGTCGACCGCGTAGACGTGACCCACCGTCCGGTCCAGCACGAGCCCGCGCTTGATCGGGAAGTGCACCTCGATGCCTTCCACCTTCACCAACGGCTCGCTCACCGGTGCACCCCCTGCCGCATCGCACTCACGCCGACGGGGTTGTGGCAGCGCAGCATCCCGCCGTTGTCCGCCACCAGCTCCGGCGTCACCTCGCGGCAGCGGTCCAGCGCGTTCGGGCACCGCGGCGCGAACG
Proteins encoded in this region:
- a CDS encoding EamA family transporter; protein product: MSPRDRLLALFVAVLWGCNFLAVHYTLGHFPPLFAGALRFLVIAVPTILFVPRPKVKLRWLLGFGLGFGTGQFALLFIAMNIGMPTGLASLVLQASAPFTVVLGSVFLRERLSPRQLTGIVLAVAGMLVIAWHQAEHAVLLPVVLTLLAALSWGIGNVFARQARPDNGLHFTLWMSVVPPIPMFVLSLIFEGPGAQWHSLATLDTTNGWIGLGGFTYVVVLGTLVGSGIWTTLMRRNPAGIVAPFSLLVPVVGMSASFVLLHEVPQLVEILAGLVIVGGVLLGSLPRRQRSTAAVSEGLAASSS
- a CDS encoding PASTA domain-containing protein: MWKLVPVVLLVFVAACAPGPGTPPATTPASTASSTTAPATTAELITVPDVSGLNHQDAQNRMQAAGLYNLREVDGTGQGRALVLDRNWVQVAQDPPAGSKVPKDTVITLTAIKYTDR
- a CDS encoding aspartate kinase → MALVVQKYGGSSLESADRIKRVAERIVATKKAGNDVVVVCSAMGDTTDELLDLAQQVNPVPPEREMDMLLTAGERISNALVAMAISAHGAEAWSFTGSQAGVVTTAVHGNARIIDVTPSRVTEALEQGYIALVAGFQGVAQDTKDITTLGRGGSDTTAVALAAALSADVCEIYSDVDGVYTADPRIVPDAKKLDTVPYEEMLELAASGSKILHLRSVEYARRYGVPIRVRSSYSDKPGTTVTGSIEEIPVEQALITGVAHDRSEAKITVTGVPDHAGAAARIFRVIATAEIDIDMVLQNVSNTAGRTDITFTLSKANGPKAVGELEKLKPELEFNSVLYDDQVGKVSLVGAGMRSHPGVTATFCEALAKAGVNIEIINTSEIRISVLIRDAQLDEAVRAIHDAFELGGDEEAVVYAGSGR
- a CDS encoding LysR family transcriptional regulator; amino-acid sequence: MDIGRLRVLREFADRGSVTSAARALHCTPSAVSQQLRALQAEVGLALTEPAGRGLRLTDAGRALVARADEVLAALGRAEAELDTYRSEPRGRVRLAIFPSAALMLLPGLLHRLAEFPALDVEVRDVDMTPPEVPSLIADFDIVVTHRDEQADPFPADRLGVVHLLREPLDVALPPGHRLAGQDRVELTALAGESWIGVNVGFPVDDVLRSLAVRTGVRPRPVHRVNDFRVIEALVAAGHGIALLPRYTMSPAVLSRPLAGLRAARHIEAVMRTGAAARPAVTTVLEALHAESASRTAQVREADPREVSGGSG
- a CDS encoding DedA family protein, producing the protein MHIDQWLETIPPLLVYIAVAAVIGFESLGIPLPGEIVLVSAALLSSTHAGLNPWLVGIVGSAGAIVGDSIGYLIGRKGGRRLFDWAGRKFPKHFGPEHVRNAERIFARRGVWAVFFGRFVALLRILCGPLAGSLHMHYWKFLAANALGGIAWAGGTTALVYSLGVVAEKWLSRFSYVALAVAVVAGVIISLVLKKRMGRRHHDEEAANPSETAAVER
- a CDS encoding zinc-binding dehydrogenase; this encodes MAADVGAERVREAAPQVGHGVVPAFDRTARPVAPPACMRTLRFHEYEAPLDVLRLEDTEGAIHNDVLGEYAQLAAEGRFSVPVARTFPLEDWQTAAAPSQSGQARGKLVLRIG
- a CDS encoding aspartate-semialdehyde dehydrogenase, giving the protein MAGGLRVGVVGATGQVGGVMRKLLAERDFPLSELRFFASSRSAGTKLPWRDTEIEVEDAATADPSGLDIALFSAGGSTSRAQAPRFAEAGVTVIDNSSAWRLDPEVPLVVSEVNPQAIKDARKGIVANPNCTTMAAMPVLKPLHDEAGLVRLIASTYQAVSGSGLAGVEELAAQTNAVASRAAELTHDGSALTFPAPAKYVAPIAFNVLPMAGSVVDDGSFETDEEQKLRNESRKILDIPGLLVSGTCVRVPVFSGHSISVNAEFSEPISVERATEVLANAPGVELSDVPTPLQAAGRDPSYVGRIRTDPGVPGGRGLALFISNDNLRKGAALNAVQIAEIIAQG
- the leuA gene encoding 2-isopropylmalate synthase encodes the protein MTTPESTSLSRIRKPSRPAPADQPAWNPQRGTAMPVHRYKPWYQLVEDIDVPDRTWPDKRIDRAPLWCAVDLRDGNQALIDPMSPARKRKFFDLLVRMGYKEIEVGFPAASQTDFDFVREIVEENAIPEDVRIQVLTQCRPELIERTFRALEGAPQAIVHIYNSTSILQRRVVFREEREGIKKIALQAAELVGEYASKYSDTDFRFQYSPESYTGTELSYAAEVCNAVTDIWQPTPSRPVILNLPSTVEMATPNVYADSIEWMGRNLDRRDSVILSLHPHNDRGTAVAAAELGYQAGADRIEGCLFGNGERTGNVDLVALGMNLFSQGIDPQIDFSDIDQVKRTVEYCNQLPVPERSPWGGDLVFTAFSGSHQDAINKGLDALRRAAEKEGVPVDEYPWEVPYLPIDPKDVGRTYEAVIRVNSQSGKGGVAYIMRTEHQLDLPRRLQIEFSQVIQRHTDTEGGEVAPATMWNAFSAEYLEAESPLQLVSQHVTANGDYHLVATVRVDGEEQEITGNGNGPIAAFFDALSTVGYDLRLMDYSEHTLSPGDDAKAASYIECAVGDKVYWGVGIDPSIVTASLRAVVSAVNRSHR
- a CDS encoding nitroreductase family protein; this translates as MRKPADSSAPLADLITERWSPRALDETGEVTWDQLRALLEAARWAPSFGNTQPARYLVGRRGDETFRRILGALTPRNQSWAHRAGALLVAVMVTRNEKGEIPYAEYGLGLAGQNLVLQAVAEGLVAHQMAGFDPDTVRREFAVPEEAVPRVAIAVGVQAAPEVFDDERDAERERAPRRRIALGEFAYTGAWGQAAF
- a CDS encoding ABC transporter ATP-binding protein: MSEPLVKVEGIEVHFPIKRGLVLDRTVGHVYAVDGVDLEIRRGETYGLVGESGCGKTTLGRGLLRLVEPTGGRVVFDGTDLSELKGESLRKMRRRMQMVFQDPLSSLDPRQSVESILIEGMRAHGLDKGRESTRKRLRELLNAVGLAESSLRKYPHEFSGGQRQRIGIARALAVEPDLIVADEPVSALDVSVQAQVINLLEELQERLGLTYLVIAHDLAVVRHISDRIGVMYLGSLVEETDSETLYAEPLHPYTKALLSAIPVPDPEVEDTREQILLAGDLPSPAAPPSGCRFHTRCPWRQETRCDTDRPRLREIGTGHRVACHWAEDIQAGRITPHEVQAELVEVDAGAGPSVPHAASVAEMLEP